aaaaaaaaaaaaaaaaaaaaaaaatctgtatccaGAATACATGACACTTTTCAGCTTTTGCAATTCAATCAATAGAGATATGAGTAAAACTCGAGAGATTGGCCCAACATGAGTTACCACATACACAGGCAACAGAAATGTCACATGCTGCTCCctgggaatgtaaaatggaaaCCAGTTTGGCCATCACATccagaaatttacaaaagaaatgaaagcatgtCTGCACAAAAGGCCTTGTCCACAAATGTTTTGTTCTTAATAGCTCAGATCTGGAAACACCCCACACGTCCACCAGCAGGTGAAAGGGCAAACAGCTTGCAGCACCTCTGTGCAATGGAGTCCAAAGGAACAAACCCTGGATACACACAGTCACGGACCTCAAAAGTAGCACACTGAGccaaggaggcagagacacagaagaCTGCAAGGTGTGACGGTCCCGTGACATGAAACTCTAGAACAGGCAGACCTAATGCTGACTGACAGGAGTGGTGTTGcctgggtgtggggaggggatTTGCTGGGATTTGTGGTTTGGGGCTGATAGAAACTCCCTATACCTTGACTGTGGTGGTGGATACAAATATTTCTCAAAATCATCCAAGTCAGGCTGGGGatgtatgtagctcagttggtagaccacttgcctagcaagtgtgagggcctgggttcgatccccagcccTACAAATTTAATCATACAACTGTACCTTGATGATGggcctcattttttaaattttatttttatttatttaagagatgcagagagagagagagacagagacagagagagaaatgggcacatcagggcctgcagccactgcaaatgaactccagatgcatgtgccaccttgtgtatctggcttacgtgggtcctgggaaatcgaaccatggttcttttgctttgtaggcaagcaccttaactgctaagccatttctccagccccaatgggcTTCGTTTTCAACTATAACTCAGGAAgactttttatttgtatgtatatgtgtgtgtgtgtgtgtgtgtgtgtgtgcctgtggtgtGTACAGGTGCGCACACCCCTGTGCACACCAGAGGAAGATGTCCTCTGtggctcttccaccttatttgactGAGACAGACGTTCACAGAACCTTCAGCTCACAGGTTTTTAATTATATGGGTGGACCAAGGAGCCTTAGAGACCCTCCAGCCTCTtctcccctcagcactggggttacaggcttagGCAGCCATTCTGgacttttttacatgggtgctaaggaccAAACAGGTCATGCAATGCAGTAAGTCCTCTGACCCTCTGAGCTATCTTGTCAGccccatgtgtatatgtatggaagttgtcaacataccacgatcataatcccctctcaccaccctcacttgctccctctccctatctcccttcactgaatcccttctttccaatagTCTCTGATCTATTTTGATATTACCAAAACTAATTTTTGTTTGGTCGGTTTTGGTTTTGACTgttgaggtatggtttcagtgtagcccaggaattcactacatagtctcaggatggctttgaactcacagcaatcctccaacctctgcttcccaagtactaggatcaaAGGTGAACACCACCacgaattttttattttacagagatagagggagggagggagacagagagagggagagaattgggtgccagggccttagccacggcaatcaaactccagacacttgggccacctagtaggaatgtgcaaccttgcacttacctcacctttgtgcagctggcttacatggatctgtagagtggaacatgagtctaggtttcaaacgccttaactgctaagccatctcttcagcacatcATGATTAACTTTTAAAGGATATAATACAGGTCatggttggtttttgtttcagGGGATACAAAAAAAGaatccgattttttttttttttttaacttatttgcaagtagggagagacagagagggaatgggcacaccagggcgtcttgccactgcaaatgaactccagatgcatgtgccatttctctatctggctttacatagggactggggaatcgaaccttcaTCACccggctttgcaagtaagcacctaagcacctaaacaatctctccagcctgtttatttttgaggttttttttttttttaatttctaaaaaaaaaaaaaaattgaggcaagtcgaacagactggcctttatgcgagagagagagagagagagagagagagagagagagagagaattagcgtgccagggcctccagccactgcaactgaactccagatacgtgcgcatgtgtgaccttgcagtgcctgcatcactgtgtgtctggcttatgtgggacctggagagtcaagcatgagtccttaggttttgcaggcaagcgcattaaccgataagccatctctccagccctcatttctaaaTTCTTTTATTAATGAGACTAAGACCCCAGAAAGGGAACCCTAGTTCCCAGTAACATTGTTAGTAGGAAGGaaaaaggggagaggaaggaaagaaagaaaaggagggaggacgAAAAGAGGTAAGGGGagggaggtttttttgttttgttttgtttccccagaaagaattttctgtagcccaggctggtctctaactcacagtgtACAGCTGGGGGGATTGCTCTTCCcgccttcacctcccaagggctCAAGTTCCCAAACCCGCTGTGGTCGGAGGaccagcctgggggggggggggcggcccCTGGTAGCTACTGGGTCCTCTACCTGGGGGTCCCTGCGGCCTTTTACTTCCACCCCCGGGGCCTTGGGAAGCTGGGGATGGGGTCGGCTGCAGAGCccacccgggggggggggggggcgctcacTGGGTCTTGAACACAGGCTTGCGCTGCAGCCGCAGCACCCGGTACGTGTTGAGCCCCGGCACGTCGAAGCCGGGGGATAACCCGTGCCGATCCAAGGGGTAGAAGTTGACCAGCTGGCCGTGCTGGGCCTCCAGCGAGAGCCAGGTGTCGGCGAGCGGGAGCGCGCACGGGAACTCGCGGGCCACGTGCAGCTGGAAGACGCGGCCGCGCACGTGCCGCAGCGCCAGCGTGCGGAAGGCGGCGGGCACGAGCGCCTCCACGCGGGGGCCGAACTGGCGCAGGCGCAGCTCTCCCGCCGGCCCGGCGCGCACCTCGTAGAAGGTCCGGTTGGCGAAGGTGAAGTAGCCGGCGAAGGGGCGCGCGCTGGGCGGCGGCGCGGGGCTGCGCTCGGCCTCGCGCAGCGCGCGCTCCAGGGCGGGCAGCAGCGCGTCGTACACCTGCGCCACCAGGTCGCGCCCCGGGGGCCGCGGCCCGGCCAGCAGCAGCACGAAGGCCAGGCGCAGCGGCGGCACCAGCGAGAAGGTGGCGGCGTAGCCGTCCAGGTCTCCGTCTTTGCGCACCACGCGGTAGCCCCGCTGCGCGTGGAACTCCCACGGCGTGCCCGTCTCGTTGGCGAAGTAGGCACCCGGACAGGCCAGCAGCGGGGTCAGCAGCGTCTTGGCCGCGTCGGGTCGCAGGAGGCGCCGGGGACCGCTGCCCAGGAGCGCCATGGCCAGCTTGGCCAGGTCGGCGGGCGTCGAGTACATCTGGCCCGACGGGCGGTACCAACCCAGGTCGTAGAAAGGCGCCGGACGCCCGCTGCCGTAGAACCCGGCCGCCAGGCGCGCGCGCACCGcggccgtgagttcgaagcccgTGTCGGTCATCCCCAGGGGCTCCAGCACGTTCTCCGAGATCCAGCGCTGATAGTCACCTTGGGCCGTGTGGGCCGCCAGGACGTGGGCCAGGAGCGAAAAGGCCAACGTGCTGTAATGGCATCTGGAAGGAAGGATGGCAGTGGACAAAATGGGATGTGGCTGTGGAGACACACCCCCAGGTCCTCAGGGCCCTCCCCCCCTGGTCCCACCTGATCCGGTGATCTGAAAGCCACAGTACCTTTGGAGCCGGGAAGGAACCTGTTTCCCTGCGTCCCAAATAGAGGGCGTTGATTTATTATCTCCCTttttattcctaaatattttatttatttatttgtgagagaggaagaggcacatagagagaaagggcacgccagggcctctagccactgcaaacgaattccagatgcatgtgccccttgtgcatctggcttacgtgggtcctggggaattgaactggggagACTGAAGCTGGGGAGAGAAGCTCAGGCATATGACAGATTGGACAGTTTGGCTCAACAATGCCCATtggaaaatgataaaagaaatCTTAATTGGCCCTTTACACTTTAATATGAATGATTAAAGTCTCAGACTGTTAAGAAGGGATGGTGTTGGCTGTGTACGTCAAGGATAGCAAACTGGGGGCTAAGATGATTacaggtgcttgcaaagcctactgtctgggtttgattcaccagccactcacataaagctggatggacattcctttgcaatggcaagagacaccctggcacacccatatgtatacacatacacattaacACTTTTTCAAAAAAGGAtggtggggttggagaaatgactcaatTGTAAATAGAACTTCCTTGCAAGGCTTGatgtctgggttcagttccccagccatccatgtaaagccagatgagcaatgctttgcagtgacaagagaccttgcTCATTCATGCaatcacacatgcaaataaaaattgtttttatggggctggggaaatggttgagcagttaaggcatttgcctgtgatgcctaaggatcctggttcaattccccaggacccatgtaagttagatgcacaaggggacacatgcatctggaattcatatgcaatgactagaggccctggcgtgcccattctctctatctgcttctttttttctctctctcaaataaaatatttttttaagtttttaaaaatcatttaaaaaattttgttttcttttagttttttgaggtagggtctcgctctagcccaggctgacctgaaattcactttgtagtctcagggtggcctggaactcatggcgatcctcctacctctgcctcctgagggtttggattaaaggcatgtgccaccacacccagtttaattttatttttaaggatagcaaacatgagGCAAGGTATCATCCACCTTTCTTCCAAACTATTCTCCAAAAACCAGGAAAATCAGATGCAGTTTCAGAAGCTCTGAAATACCACCCCAGGAGGGATGAAGATTTCCACGTGCAAGGGGACACTCCTGAACTCCAGGCCACCTGCCTTGTTCTTGCACGTGAAGAAGGCCAAGTTCACAAGACCCTCCTCCAAGATCACACAGAGCAAAGCTGGAAAGAGGCCTCCAGCCTGCAGGTCCCCAGGCGTCACCTCTCTTAGTACCACCAGGGCCTTTTCTtccttgggttttttgtttgtttgtttgtttgtttttctttttagtgttaggttatttggtttggtttagtttagtttatttgaggcagggtctcactagcccaggctagcctccaattctctcctcttactccaacttcctgaatgctgggattacagaatacTGAGTTGATAAGGGAATGGGAGATTTGAACAGAACTGGATTCTGGGTCCTTGCTGTGCCTCCCCCTCTATATCCCAGTCTTTCCAGCTCGAAGACAGATCAGCAATCCCCCAAGGCCCTTACGACTGGGACCACTCAAGCTGAAACACTTAACCCCGGGGCATGGCTGGCCATCAGGGTATGCTCCTCACCTGGTTCCTGGGTCTGCCACCAGCACGTCATCCTTGAGCAGATTCAGGGCCTCCTGAGTGGTGCCCTTCCATAGCAGCGAAGTGGAGCGCAGCCTTCGGGGCAGCCCTGGGGAAGAGCAGTGCTCAGTGCTCAGCCTGTGCTTTGTGGGGGAAGTCATTGAAGCTCTGTCCCAGAGGGGAATATGCCTGAGTCATCCGGCTTGCTGTCATACATTATCTAATTTCACTTACACGATCCAAGCTCCTTAGAATGCAGGTGGCATACAATGAAAACTTCTCTTACCCTTCTCCTCAGTCACCCATTTCCACTCCCTGGAGGTAAACTTCatgttttagtttggtttttcaaggttgagtctcactctagttcaggctgagtactcccaggctggccttgaactcacaatgatcctcctacctctgtctcccaagtgctgggattaaagacgtgcattaccacgcctggctggttttattgtatttttttgcgacaaggtctcatgtatcaaaaccaaataaataagttgtgAGAGATTTTGCCAGTTGCCCCTCCAGACAGGTTTTGTCTATCTGTTTAATCACTTACGGGGGGCTCAATTTAAATCTCACCAGCTCAGTGTGTCTATAGTTTTGATCTTTGCCAGTGTGACAGGGAACAATGGAATTTGTGTTGGTTTTGTAATAAATGAAGGTGAGCATCTTTTAATGTTTCTTGGTATTTTGGGAGCCTTTCTGTGGATTGTCAGTTCTATCCCCGTCCTGTGTGGCCTTTGGGTCTTGTGTAGTCTTCCAGAGGCCTTTATGTCAAAGTTTACTAGCACTTAAACTGTaccagtttttctttatttatttgagaaagagggagggagggagagagaatggacgcaccagggcctccagccactgcaaacaaactccagacacgtgtgcccccttgtgcatctggctaacatgggtcctggggaatcgaacctggctccttcggctttgcaggcaagcaccttaactgctaagccatccctccagccctcactaggTCTTTATTGAGGAACTGTGTACTGTTGGCAGGATTCACAGGTCCTAACCTATCAGCTTGGTTGGTATCAACCAGGAACCTCATTTCTCTGGCTGATCTAAACGCCTAGGATTGCCTGGCCACCACCCAAGGCCTGAGGGTAGGGAGCGTGGCTGAAAAGGAGGCAAAAACAAGGACCTGACTGGATGGGAACCAGGTACCCCTGGCATCGCTCAGCTAGGCGGGTAACCTGGAGGCTCACCTGAGAGCTGGCTGGCCATCCTCCGAAGTGTGACAGGCGAAGGCCTCAGAGAGGGACCCGCTTCCTGGAGTCTGCCCACAAGGCCCTGTGGTTCTGGGACTGGAGCCATGCCCAGTGGGTTGGTGATGGAGAAGGTGCTGGCATAGCGCTCCAGAGGGTCATCCAAGGAAGCCACAATACCCTCCTCCCACAGGCGGTACAGCATAAGCACTGGGAAGATTTTGGAGACACTGGAGATCCTAGGTGGCATGGGGTACAGAGAGCACCCTGTCACCCCAAAACTTACTCCCCACCCCGTGCCCTCAGCCTCCAACATTATTATAGAAAAAAACGCTaagtctgagctggagagatggattaggggttaaggtgcttacctgcaaaacctaaggacccaggttcaactccctaggacccatgtaagccaaatgcacaaggtggcacatgcatctggagtttgtagtggctagagaccctggcatgcccatgtttattctctcattttctctccctttctcaaataaattaaaagtttaaaaagaaaaacaccaagtCCACCCCAGTTGGCAACCTCAGGCTGAAATTCCCACCCCCTGTGGAAATGCTTGAGAACCTTCCAGAAGCAAAGGGGCTGGGATAGGATAGACCCTCTTCAGCATCCGCCCCATGCCAGGCCCTTAACTAAGCCTGGGACTGGAGTGCCCTCTGCCTCTCATtggctgtgtggccttgggcacAGTTCTAGACCTTTCTGAGAGATCTCACTGTCTGCTTCACAGTTTGTAAAGGGGGTTGGAGGGCAGTCTGCATGCACCAGAGCTCAACAGCACGCCGGGCAGGGAGTGAGTCCACAGTAAGCAGTGACAAACGGGACTGTGGGCCCCATGCCTGGCACCAAGCGGGTGCACTGTGAAAGCTAAACCCTGACCCCTGCCATTCCCACTGTATCCCTGGGAAGAAATGTGCCCACTGCGTCCTGGCAGTTTTGAGGAACCTGCAGACAGCACCCAGGAGGGGAGACTGTTCAGCCAAATGTCCCCAGCTGCTTCTAACTGGACCAAGGCCACTGACTCACAGGGCCCTGGAGCAGGGCCAGGAGCTGGTTCTGCTCCTGTGTGGCACGTGAAGATGAGAGACCAGGGGCCTCCCATGACCCCTGTGGTGTGACATAGGCATCCATTAGTCCTCTCTGGACCTCagatccccctccccccaacttttggttttctttttaattttatttacttaattatttgagagagagagaaaagagcagatagagagaagggcctcccagccactgcgaatgaactccagacacatgggccaccgtgtgcatctggctttacgtgggtgctggggaatcaaacctgggtcctttggctttgccaacaatcaccttaactgctaagccatccctccagcccttggctccCTTACTATAACATTGTCAGGTCCTGGCAGCTCAGATCCCATCCCTGCCAAGCTCCTCTTAAGTCTTCCCGCTTCCTAGGTTGGCTGGCCTGGCCACCCCACGCCCTCCACAGGGCCCTGGAGCTCCCTAGCTAACCGGTACATGGTATGCTCATTGGGAGTCCCAGAATTCGGGTCCGAGCCATTCTTCTTCCCGAAGTTTCCAGTCCAGAGCACCGTGTCATTGTGGATGACGAGTGCAGACATGGCAGCCAGGCCTGGGGCGGACATGGCTTGGCGCAGGATCCTGTCCACCTTAGGGGACAAGAACTGCGTTAAGTGCAACGATAACACCCTGCGTGTGCCTCTGCCCGTTCTGCTTACGGGCTGTCTCCACAGCTGGTCCCACACACAGCACCCTACAAACCTCCAGACCTTGAGTTCCCAAACCTCCATGGGGCCCTTCGCTGCATTCAAAACTGCTCCCCTTGAATctgtctggtgttttttttttgttgtttgttttttttttttttttttcggtttttcgaggtagggtctcactctggcccaggctgacctggaattgactatgtagtctcagggtggcctcgaactcacggtgatcctcctacctctgcctcccgagtgctgggatgaaaggcatatgccaccatgcctggctttaaatctGTTTTATACATAGGAATCCCCAAAGGATTTTTGACCAAATAAACATTTCCTTGGCAGATTTACAATCAGGTACTTACACTTGAACAGCAAGCATCCCCAGCCCATTTGCCTGGATTTACCTGCCCTGCCctgagcttctctctctctctttctctctttctctgtagttTCCCCACTTTGCTCACTTGGCCTCTCTGGGCCTCTCAGTTTCCCCCAGTGTAGACAGGCTTCACGAGGCATGCGTACAAAGAGGTGGCAAAGCCTGTGGCTCATTGTAGTTTCCCAGAGAGGGCAGCTGTGTTATTGCTAGAGCTTTGTGCTTGATGACTGTGGCCCTGGGGTGCCACAAGCACCCTCCGTCCCATCCTCACGGCAGCTTCTCGGATGTTTGCAGGGTGATCAGGTCTCCCCAAGGTCCCACACACACCTTCCCTTCCATGGACTCGCCACCCCTTCCCTTCAGCTGTACCTGGGATGGTAGTTTCAAGTCCCCGCCACCTCGATGAGGCTGAAATACTTCTGACCATGTTGCCTTTGTGTGTCTCCTAAGATGGGTGGCACATGCAGCAGGGAGGCCGGGGGAGGGGATCTGACTGGCACACAGCAGTACCATCCCACAGTGGTACAAATTGTGCTGTGGTATATGTGAGAATACATTGCAGTGACCTTAGAGCATGGACTGTGTCACCCTCTCCCATCTCGTCTTTCCCCACCTCCCACCTATGGCCCTATAGTCCTGAGTTTGCCTTACTCCACTGCCTCCGAGCCTCTGCATATGCTGTTTTCTGTGCCCGGGGTACACCCTTCCATCCCCCTAGCTTCTCCCAACCCCCACCGCCACACatacacatcatcatcatcatcaggtACCTCCTGCTACCCTGAACTCAGTCTAGACACCTTCAAGGGCCCTCCCTGTCTGCAAGACCACAAGTGGTGGCTCCTTAGTCCCTGGAACCTTCCCTAGCCTCACTCTGGCTCCCATGTCAGAAGCGTGGGTTGAGGAGCTGAGGATACAGCTTTGTTGCTAAACAGCTTACTGCCCCAGCGTGAAGACCtacgttcagatccccagcacccatgtttaaaaaataaacaaataaccaagCTGgccatagtgatgcatgcctgtaatcacagtgctggggaggcagagacaggagactctcaGAGGGAGCTAGCTACCTAAATTAACTTActtggtgagctctgagttcagtaagAGATCCTAGCACAAAAATAACaagtagatgggctggagagatggcttagcagttaaagcacatgcctgtgaagcctaaggaccctggttcgattctccaggtcccatgtaagccagatgcacatgtatctggagttcgtttg
The genomic region above belongs to Jaculus jaculus isolate mJacJac1 chromosome 5, mJacJac1.mat.Y.cur, whole genome shotgun sequence and contains:
- the Lactbl1 gene encoding putative beta-lactamase-like 1 produces the protein MFPALGRMKTQAGRQPRLLKGSKKWLLPAFSGFFFLLSVTMTGCFLWQYHLPKLRTGSLGPEVTSTPVRMCPQHPESVPLAHPLPVLKEALEQVDRILRQAMSAPGLAAMSALVIHNDTVLWTGNFGKKNGSDPNSGTPNEHTMYRISSVSKIFPVLMLYRLWEEGIVASLDDPLERYASTFSITNPLGMAPVPEPQGLVGRLQEAGPSLRPSPVTLRRMASQLSGLPRRLRSTSLLWKGTTQEALNLLKDDVLVADPGTRCHYSTLAFSLLAHVLAAHTAQGDYQRWISENVLEPLGMTDTGFELTAAVRARLAAGFYGSGRPAPFYDLGWYRPSGQMYSTPADLAKLAMALLGSGPRRLLRPDAAKTLLTPLLACPGAYFANETGTPWEFHAQRGYRVVRKDGDLDGYAATFSLVPPLRLAFVLLLAGPRPPGRDLVAQVYDALLPALERALREAERSPAPPPSARPFAGYFTFANRTFYEVRAGPAGELRLRQFGPRVEALVPAAFRTLALRHVRGRVFQLHVAREFPCALPLADTWLSLEAQHGQLVNFYPLDRHGLSPGFDVPGLNTYRVLRLQRKPVFKTQ